The following is a genomic window from Rhodoligotrophos defluvii.
GAGCTGGAGCTGTTCCGCATCGGCGACCGCAGTCTCGCCAATGCCATTGTCGGCGAGACCTTCCTCTCCCAACTCGACAGCTACCAGGCCACCGATATCGAGGACAAGCAGGGCGAGAAGATCTGGTCCGGCAAGCTCGGCACTCAGACGCAGCTCAATCGCGAGGTGACCACCGGCTTTCCGGTGACCGAGGTGCTGAAGGAGCGCAAGCCGGGCGTCTATGTGCTCAGGGCTCGGCCGAGCAATGCATCCGATCGCCCTTGGAATTCCCAGGCCACCCAATGGTTCGTGGTGTCCGACATCGGCCTTGCCAGCGCCTCCGGTACCGATGGTCTGCATGTCTTCGCGCGGTCGCTGTCCACCGCCCAGCCGCTCGATGGTGTGCAGCTGCGGCTCATCGCGCGCAACAATGAGGTCCTGGGCCAGGCTCGCACCGATGCCAATGGCCATGCTCAGTTCGCGGCCGGCATGACGCGCGGCACCGCCGGCCAGGCACCTGCTTTGGTCACGGCTTCGTTCGGCGACAGCGATTTCGGCTTCATCGATCTGACCGGACCGGCCTTCGACCTGTCCGACCGTGGCGTGGCCGGCCGCAACGCGCCGGGTGCAACCGACGTGTTCCTTTACACGGAGCGCGGCATCTACCGTCCGGGCGAGACGGTGCACATCGCCGCTCTCATGCGCGACGCCACGGCACAGGCGATCACCGGCCTGCCGCTCACCCTCATCACCGAGCGGCCCGACGGGGTCGAGCATTCGCGTGCCAACGTGGCCGATGGCGGCGAAGGCGGCCATGCCCTCGATGTCACGCTGCCGAATGATGCCATGCGCGGAAGCTGGCAGGTGAAGGCCTATGTCGACCCGAAGGCGCCGGCCCTGGCACAGACCACGATCCTGGTCGAAGACTTCATCCCCGACCGGCTCGAACTCGAGCTCACCGGAGCCACGACGCCGCTCAAGCCCGACGAGTCCTTTCCGGTCGACGTTGCCGGGCGCTTCCTCTATGGCGCGCCAGCAGCCGAGCTCTCCCTGGAGGGCGATCTCACCCTGAAGCCGGCCGCCGGCCTCGCGGACTATCCCGGCTATAGCTTCGGCCTGGCGGACGAGAAGGTGGAGCCGGTGCGCCGGCCCTTGGCCGACCTGCCGAAGACCGACGCCGACGGCAAGGCGACCGTGGACGTGACCATAGGCGATCTGCCCACCACCACCCACCTGCTTCAGGCCGACGTCGCCCTGCGTCTGCGCGAGCCGGGCGGCCGCGCCATCGAGCGTATCTTCTCCCGGCCCCTCCAGCCGGAGACGCCGGTGCTCGGCATCAAGCCGCGCTTTGAAGGCGGCAATGTTGGCGAGGGCGACACCGCGCAATTCGATGTCATCGCCTTGACCCCCGGCCTGCAGCGCGCGGCCGTGCAGGGGGCGCGCTGGTCGCTCTACCAGATCGAGAAGAATTTCCAGTGGTATATGACCGACGGTCGCTGGAACTATGAGCCGGTGACCTTCACCAAGCTGGTGGCCAACGGCACCGTGGATGTTCCCGCGGACCGGCCGGCCCTGATCGAGGCCAAGGTCGATTGGGGCCGCTATCGCCTGGAGGTCACGGCTCCGGCGCTCCAGGATGCGGCGGCCAGCGTGGAGTTCGATGCCGGCTGGTATGTGGAGGCGGCCACCGCCGAGACGCCGGATCTGCTGGAGGTCTCGCTGGACAAGCCGGCCTATCGCGACGGCGATACCGCGCGGCTCAAGATCACCCCGCGCTTCCCCGGCATTGCCACCATTGCCGTCATGAGCGATCGGCTGATCACCATGAAAGCGGTGGAGGTCGGCAGCGAGGGCACCGTGGTCGAGCTGCCGGTGGATGCGTCCTGGCGGCCGGGCGCCTATGTCACCGCCTCGCTCTACCGCCCGGCGGATGTTGCCCAGTCGCGCATGCCGTCGCGCGCCATCGGCCTCGCCTGGCTCTCGGCCGACATGTCGGACCGGCGCCTCACCGTAGCCCTCGATGCGCCCGAGACCACGCGGCCGAAGCAGCCGTTGCAGATCACCGCACGTGTGACCGGCGCCCCCGCCGGCGAGGAGGTGTACCTCACCCTGGCGGCGGTCGACGTGGGCATCCTCAACCTCACCCGCTACCAGCCGCCCTCGCCCGACGACTGGTACTACGGCCAGCGCCGGCTCGGCATGGATCTGCGCGACATCTACGGGCAGCTGATCGACAGCATGTCGGCCGCGCCCGGCTCGGTCCGCTCCGGCGGCGACGCGGGCGGTGCCACCATCGAAGGCAGCCCGCCCACCCAGCCGCTGGTCGCGAGCTTCTCCGGCATCGTCAAGGTCGGGCCGGATGGCACGGCGCCGATCAGCTTCGATATCCCGCAGTTCAACGGCACCGCACGGCTCATGGCGGTGGCCTGGAGCAAGACCGCCGTCGGCCAGGCCAACCGCGACGTGATCATCCGCGATCCGGTGGTGGTCTCAGCCAGCGTGCCCCGTTTCCTGTCTCCGAATGACGAAGCCCAAGTGGCCATCGATATCACCAACACCGATGGCCCGGCCGGCGATTACCGCCTGCAGATCACGTCCACCAACGAGATCACCGTGGATGACGCGAGCGCCGAGCAGACCGTCAGCCTCGCTGCCGGGGAGCGCAAGCTTGTCCATGCTCGCCTGAAGGGCGCGGAGATCGGCCTCGGCATCGTCACCTTGAGCCTCAACGGCAACGGCCTCGCCCTGGAGCAAGAGCTCTTCGTCCCCGTGCAGCCGGGCCTGGCCCCCACCAGCCGGCGGTTGGTTGAGGCCATACCCGCCCGCGACGGCACCCTGTCCATAGGGCCAGATATCTTCCGCGGCACGGTGGGCAATACGGGCTCGGTGCAGTTCAGCGTCATGCGCAGCGCCGCCCTGGATGTGCCCTCGCTGCTCCTCGCGCTCGACCGTTATCCCTATGGCTGCGCGGAGCAGCTCACCAGCCGGGCCTTGCCGCTGCTCTATTTCAATGCCCTGGCCAGCGAGGTAGGAGTTGCCAAGGACGGTGGCGCGGCGAAGCGCATCACGTCAGCCATCGGCGACATCCTCACGAACCAGTCCTCCACCGGCAGCTTCGGCTTATGGTCCCCCGGCTCGGGCGACCTGTGGCTCGATTCCTACGTGACCGATTTTCTGACCCGCGCCCGCGAGGCCGGCTATGCGGTGCCTGATCTGGCCTTCAGCCAGGCCCTGGACAACCTGCAGAACAGCCTCTCTTACTCGACCGATCTCGACAGCGGCGGAGCGGCCACGGCTTA
Proteins encoded in this region:
- a CDS encoding alpha-2-macroglobulin family protein; protein product: MFASRLFVPIAVAAALWLSPAQSPGVLAQAQAPAPQAAPTAAPPPATTAAPQAATPTPLSKEDKAKILSFLPGSVADEAQRYLKALEADSQITDEARANAEQRGFSAAAQGDQRSAINAFRAALSEDPSNTPVWIALSNALLALQTDDYEERYRLPQDATAAALNAFETAPDAALRAEAVAALARALERRQLYRPAIEAYKASLALNASPSVQAAYDKLRRDQGFRVVDYTVDSDALSPRLCIRFSEPLARVEDGMSKFVTVNEKGPGEVQVEERQICIDGLQHGERYRVGLRAGIPSVVDEVLDRPATFEIYVRDRTPSVRFSGKSFVLPPLGAQTIPVVSVNTPEIELELFRIGDRSLANAIVGETFLSQLDSYQATDIEDKQGEKIWSGKLGTQTQLNREVTTGFPVTEVLKERKPGVYVLRARPSNASDRPWNSQATQWFVVSDIGLASASGTDGLHVFARSLSTAQPLDGVQLRLIARNNEVLGQARTDANGHAQFAAGMTRGTAGQAPALVTASFGDSDFGFIDLTGPAFDLSDRGVAGRNAPGATDVFLYTERGIYRPGETVHIAALMRDATAQAITGLPLTLITERPDGVEHSRANVADGGEGGHALDVTLPNDAMRGSWQVKAYVDPKAPALAQTTILVEDFIPDRLELELTGATTPLKPDESFPVDVAGRFLYGAPAAELSLEGDLTLKPAAGLADYPGYSFGLADEKVEPVRRPLADLPKTDADGKATVDVTIGDLPTTTHLLQADVALRLREPGGRAIERIFSRPLQPETPVLGIKPRFEGGNVGEGDTAQFDVIALTPGLQRAAVQGARWSLYQIEKNFQWYMTDGRWNYEPVTFTKLVANGTVDVPADRPALIEAKVDWGRYRLEVTAPALQDAAASVEFDAGWYVEAATAETPDLLEVSLDKPAYRDGDTARLKITPRFPGIATIAVMSDRLITMKAVEVGSEGTVVELPVDASWRPGAYVTASLYRPADVAQSRMPSRAIGLAWLSADMSDRRLTVALDAPETTRPKQPLQITARVTGAPAGEEVYLTLAAVDVGILNLTRYQPPSPDDWYYGQRRLGMDLRDIYGQLIDSMSAAPGSVRSGGDAGGATIEGSPPTQPLVASFSGIVKVGPDGTAPISFDIPQFNGTARLMAVAWSKTAVGQANRDVIIRDPVVVSASVPRFLSPNDEAQVAIDITNTDGPAGDYRLQITSTNEITVDDASAEQTVSLAAGERKLVHARLKGAEIGLGIVTLSLNGNGLALEQELFVPVQPGLAPTSRRLVEAIPARDGTLSIGPDIFRGTVGNTGSVQFSVMRSAALDVPSLLLALDRYPYGCAEQLTSRALPLLYFNALASEVGVAKDGGAAKRITSAIGDILTNQSSTGSFGLWSPGSGDLWLDSYVTDFLTRAREAGYAVPDLAFSQALDNLQNSLSYSTDLDSGGAATAYALYVLARNRRAAIGDLRYYADAKLDAFQTPLAKAQLGAALSLYGERERATQAFSAAVAALPQDVAAARNELNPRTDYGSALRDAAGVLALMLEVRPPLPIDQALVQRVSALRAQAERTSTQEEAWLLLAAHGLMGASDGLNLELGGSPVRGSLFGSYEQSEIAMHPIRIANRSDQAVDAVLTVTGIPDQAPPAGGKGFTIKRTYYDMAGNEVSVDTAKQNDRFVVVLEVTEENELPSRVLVVDRLPAGFEIDNPRLVGSADLSAFDWLPENVNAAHVEFRSDRFVAAFDRSQDSDRDITLAYVVRAVTPGRYIHPAAMVEDMYRPELAAWTDQGRVEVQPAQ